One window of the Rosa rugosa chromosome 3, drRosRugo1.1, whole genome shotgun sequence genome contains the following:
- the LOC133739361 gene encoding probable serine/threonine-protein kinase SIS8 isoform X1, with protein MNETEVSRRGNKDGIAADPNIDTKMKTISVEGQKKNLQTDYILKVGGPVGDADEILRRWKIRRHELRSSMNTIILPLGKIDVGHSRHRALLFKVLADKINLPCMLVKGSYYTGTDDGAVNLIKIDSGIGSEYIIDLMGASGTLIPTKMWFMMCLSIWKRFKMQPVAMNLEGSP; from the exons ATGAATGAGACTGAG GTCAGCAGGAGAGGAAACAAAGATGGAATTGCTGCTGATCCAAATATTGACACTAAAATGAAG ACTATCTCAGTTGAAGGACAAAAGAAAAACCTCCAGACTGACTACATTTTGAA AGTGGGTGGTCCAGTTGGAGATGCGGATGAGATTTTAAGAAGGTGGAAAATAAGGAGGCATGAGTTGCGGAGTTCAATGAACACTATCATTCTTCCCCTCGGAAAAATTGATGTTGGACATTCACGCCACCGGGCCCTTCTCTTTAAG GTACTAGCTGATAAGATAAATCTTCCATGTATGCTGGTCAAAGGTAGCTACTACACGGGTACTGATGATGGAGCTGTAAACTTGATTAAAATTGATAGTGGAATTGGAAG TGAATATATTATTGATCTGATGGGTGCGTCTGGAACACTAATTCCTACTAAG ATGTGGTTCATGATGTGTCTCAGCATATGGAAGAG GTTCAAGATGCAACCAGTGGCCATGAATTTAGAAGGGAGTCCATAG
- the LOC133739361 gene encoding probable serine/threonine-protein kinase SIS8 isoform X2, whose product MLQVSRRGNKDGIAADPNIDTKMKTISVEGQKKNLQTDYILKVGGPVGDADEILRRWKIRRHELRSSMNTIILPLGKIDVGHSRHRALLFKVLADKINLPCMLVKGSYYTGTDDGAVNLIKIDSGIGSEYIIDLMGASGTLIPTKMWFMMCLSIWKRFKMQPVAMNLEGSP is encoded by the exons ATGCTACAGGTCAGCAGGAGAGGAAACAAAGATGGAATTGCTGCTGATCCAAATATTGACACTAAAATGAAG ACTATCTCAGTTGAAGGACAAAAGAAAAACCTCCAGACTGACTACATTTTGAA AGTGGGTGGTCCAGTTGGAGATGCGGATGAGATTTTAAGAAGGTGGAAAATAAGGAGGCATGAGTTGCGGAGTTCAATGAACACTATCATTCTTCCCCTCGGAAAAATTGATGTTGGACATTCACGCCACCGGGCCCTTCTCTTTAAG GTACTAGCTGATAAGATAAATCTTCCATGTATGCTGGTCAAAGGTAGCTACTACACGGGTACTGATGATGGAGCTGTAAACTTGATTAAAATTGATAGTGGAATTGGAAG TGAATATATTATTGATCTGATGGGTGCGTCTGGAACACTAATTCCTACTAAG ATGTGGTTCATGATGTGTCTCAGCATATGGAAGAG GTTCAAGATGCAACCAGTGGCCATGAATTTAGAAGGGAGTCCATAG
- the LOC133739361 gene encoding probable serine/threonine-protein kinase SIS8 isoform X3 — MKTISVEGQKKNLQTDYILKVGGPVGDADEILRRWKIRRHELRSSMNTIILPLGKIDVGHSRHRALLFKVLADKINLPCMLVKGSYYTGTDDGAVNLIKIDSGIGSEYIIDLMGASGTLIPTKMWFMMCLSIWKRFKMQPVAMNLEGSP, encoded by the exons ATGAAG ACTATCTCAGTTGAAGGACAAAAGAAAAACCTCCAGACTGACTACATTTTGAA AGTGGGTGGTCCAGTTGGAGATGCGGATGAGATTTTAAGAAGGTGGAAAATAAGGAGGCATGAGTTGCGGAGTTCAATGAACACTATCATTCTTCCCCTCGGAAAAATTGATGTTGGACATTCACGCCACCGGGCCCTTCTCTTTAAG GTACTAGCTGATAAGATAAATCTTCCATGTATGCTGGTCAAAGGTAGCTACTACACGGGTACTGATGATGGAGCTGTAAACTTGATTAAAATTGATAGTGGAATTGGAAG TGAATATATTATTGATCTGATGGGTGCGTCTGGAACACTAATTCCTACTAAG ATGTGGTTCATGATGTGTCTCAGCATATGGAAGAG GTTCAAGATGCAACCAGTGGCCATGAATTTAGAAGGGAGTCCATAG